The genomic region AAAGATTGCAATTGTTGGGATCGCGTGCCGCTTTCCCGGGGGTGCCAACAGTCCGGACGAGCTCTGGAGCCTGCTGCGTGCCGAGCGTGATGCGGTGACGCAGATTCCGGCCGAGCGGTTCGGCACGGAGTTCTACCTGCATCCGTCCAAGCGCGAGGCCGGCAAGAGCTACACGTTCTCGGCGGGCGTGCTCGACGACATCGCCGGCTTCGACGCGGCGTTTTTCGGCATCTCGCCACGCGAGGCGAGCCAGATGGACCCGCAGCAGCGCCTGCTGCTCGAACTCGCCTGGGAAACCTTCGAGCACGCCGGGCTGCGCCCGCAGGACCTGCGCGGCAGCAACTGCGGCGTGTTCGTCGGGGTGGCGAGCCCCGATTACGGCAATCGCAGCGTGGACGACCTGAACTCGGTCGATCCGTATTCGGCCACCGGCAACACGCTGAGCATCGCGTCGAACCGCGTGTCCTACCTGTTCGACCTGCGCGGCCCGAGCCTGTCGATCGACACCGCCTGCTCGTCGTCGCTGGTGGCGTTGCACCAGGCGGTGCAGGCGCTGCATTCGGGCGAGGCCGAGCTGGCGCTCGCCGGCGGCGTGAACCTGCTGATGCATCCGTTCGGCTTCGTCACCTTCTCGAAGGCCTCGATGCTCTCGCCGCGCGGCCGCTGCCGCGCGTTCGACGCGAGCGGCGACGGCTACGTGCGCGCCGAGGGCGGCGCGTTCGTGCTGCTCAAGCCGCTCGAGCGCGCGCTCGCCGACGGCGATACGATCCACGCGGTGATCGCCGGCTCCGGCGTGAACTCCGACGGCTTCACGCAGGGCGGCATCAGCGTGCCGGGCGCGGCCACCCAGGCCGCGCTGCTGCGCAGCGTCTACGCACGCGCCGGCGTCGATCCGGCCTCGGTGTCGTACCTCGAGGCGCACGGCACCGGCACCGCGGTGGGCGACCCGATCGAGGCGCGTGCGCTGATCGACGTGATGTCGGCCGGCCGTCCCGCCGACAAGCCGCTCCTGATCGGCTCGATCAAGACCAACATCGGCCACCTGGAAACCGCCTCCGGCATGGCCGGCCTGCTCAAGGCCGTGCTGTGCCTGAAGCACCGCGCGGTGCCGCGCTCGCTGCACTTCGTCACGCCGAACCCCGCCATCGATTTCGAGGGCGGACGGCTGCGCGTGGCCGATCGCTACACGCCGCTCGACGCGGCCGGCGACGTGCCGCTCACGATCGGCGTGAATTCGTTCGGCTTCGGCGGCACCAACGCGCACGTCGTGCTGACCGAGGCGCCGGTCACGGCCGGCGCCGCTTCCCCGGCGGCTGCGCCGGCCGGGGCGGGCGCGCGCCGCGCGCCGCTGGTGCTGAGCGCCCGCACGCCGCAGGCGCTCGCCGGGCTGGCTGCGCGTTATCTCGCCGTGCTGGAGCGCGGCGCCGGCTGGCAGTCGGTCGCGGCCACCGCCGCGCGGCGCCGCCAGTGGTTCGCGCACCGGCTCGTGATCGCGCCGGCCAGCGACGACGAAGGGCGCGCCGCGCTCGCGGCGCTGGCCGCCGGCGCCGCCGAGCTGCCGGCCTGCGTGGTGCGCGGCGAGGCGCCGGCCGATCCCGGCCGGGTCGCGTTCGTCTACTCGGGCAACGGCTGCCAGTGGGCCGGCATGGGCCAGCAGCTGTACGACGAGGAGCCGCTGTTCCGCGCCGCGCTCGACGAGGTCGATGCGCTCTGGCGCGCCGACGGCAGCGCCTCGCTGGTCGAGGTGATGCGCCACGGCGCGAGCGCGGCCTGGCTCGCCGCCACCGAGAACGCCCAGCCGCTCCTGTTCGCGATCCAGGTGGGCCTGACGCGCGTGCTCAAGGCGCGCGGCATCCGCTGCGACGCCACCATCGGCCACAGCGTCGGCGAGATCGCCGCCGCCTGGGCCTCGCAGATCCTTTCGCTGGCCGACGCGGTGCGCGTGATCAAGATCCGCAGCCGTGCCCAGGGCACCACGCGCGGCAGCGGCCGGATGGCGGCGGCGGGCCTCAGCGAGGCGGCCGCCAACGAACTGATCGCGCGCCTGGGCCTGACGGCGCTGGTCGAGGTGGCCGGCGTGAACAGCGCCGAGGCGGTCACGCTGGCCGGCTCGCTGCAGGCGCTGCAGGCGGTCGAGGCAGCGCAGCGCGAGAGCGGGCGCTTCTTCCAGATGCTCGATCTCGACTATGCGTTCCACAGCCGCCAGATGGACGGCATCGAGCCGATCGTGCGCGACGAGCTGGCCGGGCTCGCGCCGAGCGCCGGCGACGGCGGCTTCGTGTCGACCGTCACGGGGGCGCGGCTCGACGGCACCGCGCTCGACGCGGGCTACTGGTGGCGCAACATTCGCGAGCCGGTGCGTTTCGGCGACGGCATCGCGAACCTGATCGGCGAGGGCGTGACCATCTTCATCGAGGTCGCACCGCATTCGATCCTGCGCAGCTACATGAAGAACGCGCTGCTGGCCGCGCAGGCGCAGGGCGCCGTGCTGCCCACGATGAAGCGCCAGCAGGGCAGCGCCGCGATGCTGGAGACCGCGATCCTGTCGGCCGTCGCGCACGGCGCGGCCGTCGAGGTCGAGCGCTTCGCGCCGGCCGCGCCGCCCGTCGCGCTGCCGACCTACGCGTGGCAGCACGAGCATTACTGGCTCGAGCCGAGCGTCGAGGCCTACGACCTCGTCAACCGCCGCCGCGAGCATCCGCTGCTGGGCTACCGGCTGCACGAACTCGCGTTCGGCTGGGAGAACCAGCTCGACCCCATCCGGCTGCCGCTCCTGGCGGACCACGTGGTGGACGGCGGCGTGGCGTTCCCGGGCGCCGGCTACGTCGAGATGGCGCTGGCCGCCGCGCGCGTCTACTTCGAATCCGACAGCTGCGCGCTCGAAAACGTCGAGATCCGCGCGCCGGTGGTGTTCCAGCCGCAACAGGCCAAGCTGTTCCGCTTCCAGATCGAGCCGGAGACGGCGGTCTTCACGATCGAGACGCGCGACCGCATGAGCGACACGCCGTGGACGCTGAACGTCACCGGGCGCCTGCTCGCGAGTGGCTGCACGCTCGACGCGGATACCGCGGTGCCCGGCGCGCTGCTCGATTCGTTGCGCGCGCAACCGCTGATCGAGGGCGCGACGCTGTACGGCGGCACCTCGACGATCGGCCTCGAATACGGCCCCGCGTTTCGCTGGGTGCGCGACCTGCGGGTCACGCGCGAGTTCGCGCTGGCCGACCTCGCGGCGCCCGCCGCGTGCGGCGACGCGGCCGCGCTGGCGGCCTACCACCTGCATCCGGCGCTGATGGACAGCGGTTTCCACCCGCTCTTCGCGCTGCTCGGCGCGCATGCCGGTGACGGCGACCACGCCGCCTACGTGCCGGTGCAGATCGGCCGCGTCGACTTTCTGCGCGGCGACGCGATCGAGCGCGTACTGGTGCGCATCGACCGGCGCAGCCCGCATTCGGTGGTCGCCAGCTTCGAATTCCTCGATGCCCGCGGCGCCGTGACGGCGCGGCTCGCCGCCTGCCGGTTCCGCCGCGTCGATCTGCTCGGCCGCCGCCATCACGCGCCGTCGCGCTTCGTCTACGCGCTCGAACACCGGCCGCTGCCCGACGAGGCGCGCGCCGACATGCTGCCGGCGCCGGCCGCGCTGCTGCAGGACGCCGCCGCGCGCGTCGCGGCGGGCGAGGACGGCGCGCGCCGCGGCCGGCACCTGACCGAAATGCTGCCGCTGCTCGACGTGCTCGCGAGCCTTTACGCGCTGCGCGGGCTCGAGGCGATCGACGCGTTCGCCGCGCCGCTGCTGCCCGGGCATCCGCAGGCGCCGCTCGTCGCCCGGCTCGCCGAGATCCTGATCGAGGACGGCCTCGCGCGCCGCGACGGCGAACGCCTGGTGCGCGACGACGAAGCCTGCGCCGCGCTGCCGCCGCTCGACGAGCTGTGGCGCGGCCTGCTCGCCGAATCGCCGCATCACGTCGCCGAGCTGACGCTGCTCGCGCACTGCGGCGCGGCGCTGCCGCGTGTGCTGAAGGGCGAGCTCGAGGCCTCGCGCGTGCTGTCGGCCACCGGCCGCAGCCTGGTCGAGCAGTTCTTCGACGCCTCGCCGACCTGGGAACACACGCACGCGGTGATGCAGGCCTGCGCGATGGCGGCGATCGACGGCTGGCGCGAGACGCGCCGTCTGCGCCTGCTCGAGATCGAATCCACGCGCGGCGACGTGCTGCGCCCGCTCGCGATGCGCGTGCCGGGCGACCGCTGCGAGCGCACCATCGTCGGCACGCCCGACCAGCTCGCCGCGTTCGACGCCGACGCCTCGCCGGGTATCACCACGGTCGCGCAGCTGCCGGGCGAGCGTTTCGCCCTGAAGGCCGATCCGCACGAGTTGTACGATCTGGCGCTGGTCGACCGCGCCCTGGCCGGGCGTGGCGATCCGGCCGACGTGCTGGCCTCGATCGGCGCCTGGGTGGCGCCGGGCGGGCTGGTGGTGCTGGCCGAGTCGCGCCGCAGCCGCTTCGCCGACATCGTGTTCGGGCTGCAGGCCGGCGACGGCCGCGCCGCGGCGCTCGCGCCGACCGAGCTCGCCGCGCTCTGCGAGCGCGCGGGCCTCGTCGAGGTGGCGCGCCACACCGAGCACGATCTGGAACTGGAAGGCACGCCGAGCCTCGTCGTCGCGCGCCGGCCGCTGCCCGACGAGGCCGCGCTCGAGCCCGACGACGACAGCCTCGACGCGCTCGAGCGCGCCGAGCAATGGGTGATCGTCACCGCGGCCGACGACGAGGTGCCGCTCGGCGCGCTGCTGGCCGACGCGCTGACGCACGCGGGCCACGTGGTCGAGGCCGTCGAGGCGCGGCAGGCCGCCGATTTCATCGCGACCATGCCGGCCACCGATCCGCTCCACCTGGTGTTCTGCGCGCCCGCGCTGCGGCTTGCCGACGAAGTGCCGGCCGAGCGTCTGATGCAGGCGCAGCGCTCGGGCGCGATCGCGCTGGCCGCGCTGGTGCGGTCGCTCGACACCGCGCATTACGCGGCCGGCGTGCGCCTGTCGGTGATCACGCGCGGCGGCGCGCC from Burkholderia glumae LMG 2196 = ATCC 33617 harbors:
- a CDS encoding type I polyketide synthase; this encodes MNGKIAIVGIACRFPGGANSPDELWSLLRAERDAVTQIPAERFGTEFYLHPSKREAGKSYTFSAGVLDDIAGFDAAFFGISPREASQMDPQQRLLLELAWETFEHAGLRPQDLRGSNCGVFVGVASPDYGNRSVDDLNSVDPYSATGNTLSIASNRVSYLFDLRGPSLSIDTACSSSLVALHQAVQALHSGEAELALAGGVNLLMHPFGFVTFSKASMLSPRGRCRAFDASGDGYVRAEGGAFVLLKPLERALADGDTIHAVIAGSGVNSDGFTQGGISVPGAATQAALLRSVYARAGVDPASVSYLEAHGTGTAVGDPIEARALIDVMSAGRPADKPLLIGSIKTNIGHLETASGMAGLLKAVLCLKHRAVPRSLHFVTPNPAIDFEGGRLRVADRYTPLDAAGDVPLTIGVNSFGFGGTNAHVVLTEAPVTAGAASPAAAPAGAGARRAPLVLSARTPQALAGLAARYLAVLERGAGWQSVAATAARRRQWFAHRLVIAPASDDEGRAALAALAAGAAELPACVVRGEAPADPGRVAFVYSGNGCQWAGMGQQLYDEEPLFRAALDEVDALWRADGSASLVEVMRHGASAAWLAATENAQPLLFAIQVGLTRVLKARGIRCDATIGHSVGEIAAAWASQILSLADAVRVIKIRSRAQGTTRGSGRMAAAGLSEAAANELIARLGLTALVEVAGVNSAEAVTLAGSLQALQAVEAAQRESGRFFQMLDLDYAFHSRQMDGIEPIVRDELAGLAPSAGDGGFVSTVTGARLDGTALDAGYWWRNIREPVRFGDGIANLIGEGVTIFIEVAPHSILRSYMKNALLAAQAQGAVLPTMKRQQGSAAMLETAILSAVAHGAAVEVERFAPAAPPVALPTYAWQHEHYWLEPSVEAYDLVNRRREHPLLGYRLHELAFGWENQLDPIRLPLLADHVVDGGVAFPGAGYVEMALAAARVYFESDSCALENVEIRAPVVFQPQQAKLFRFQIEPETAVFTIETRDRMSDTPWTLNVTGRLLASGCTLDADTAVPGALLDSLRAQPLIEGATLYGGTSTIGLEYGPAFRWVRDLRVTREFALADLAAPAACGDAAALAAYHLHPALMDSGFHPLFALLGAHAGDGDHAAYVPVQIGRVDFLRGDAIERVLVRIDRRSPHSVVASFEFLDARGAVTARLAACRFRRVDLLGRRHHAPSRFVYALEHRPLPDEARADMLPAPAALLQDAAARVAAGEDGARRGRHLTEMLPLLDVLASLYALRGLEAIDAFAAPLLPGHPQAPLVARLAEILIEDGLARRDGERLVRDDEACAALPPLDELWRGLLAESPHHVAELTLLAHCGAALPRVLKGELEASRVLSATGRSLVEQFFDASPTWEHTHAVMQACAMAAIDGWRETRRLRLLEIESTRGDVLRPLAMRVPGDRCERTIVGTPDQLAAFDADASPGITTVAQLPGERFALKADPHELYDLALVDRALAGRGDPADVLASIGAWVAPGGLVVLAESRRSRFADIVFGLQAGDGRAAALAPTELAALCERAGLVEVARHTEHDLELEGTPSLVVARRPLPDEAALEPDDDSLDALERAEQWVIVTAADDEVPLGALLADALTHAGHVVEAVEARQAADFIATMPATDPLHLVFCAPALRLADEVPAERLMQAQRSGAIALAALVRSLDTAHYAAGVRLSVITRGGAPFDGAAAGDPAQATLWGLGRVLANEHPELGCRLIDVDPAAGVEVARLARELLIDVAEEEVLFTPAGRQVPRMLSAERAAARAPLAAHAPAVLAFDAPGSLRNLEWFAQAPRALADDEVEIEPVATGLNFRDVMYAMGLLSDEAVENGFAGATIGMELSGRVLRIGRGVSAFAPGDAVLGFAPASFATRVVTRAEAIAAKPAAMSFEEAATVPTTFFTAYYALVELARLRRGERVLIHGGAGGVGIAAIQIARHFGAEVFATAGSDEKREFVRLLGADHVLDSRGLAFADQIHAITGGQGIDVVLNSLAGEAMVRSIDTLRPFGRFLELGKRDFYENSHIGLRPFRNNISYFGIDADQLMGVLPELTARLFGEVMALFADGVLHPLPYRAFPAERAEDAFRYMQQARQIGKVLVTYPSGTPAPTRGLAARAALALDPAGAYLVIGGTGGLGFATARRLVERGARHLTLASRGGALAEAAAAEVARWRETLGVAVEVAACDVTDAPALDALVARIAARGTPLRGVLHSAMQIDDGLVRNLDDARFEAVLAPKVAGAWNLHRATRGAPLDWFVVYSSATTYLGNPGQASYVAANSFLEALVVHRRAAGLPATFMAWGPLDDVGFLARNDSTREALQARIGGAAISSAEALDALERALVDGRAGEAVVRIDWQALARGMPAAGARRYAQMQTRPGSDGSRDGGDELREQVAALPREQAVAFVAETLRAQIARILHMTPERIALDKSVLEMGMDSLMGMELGLAVEEVFEVKLSVMAIADGATVQSLAGRIVDSIAAQEANAGGAADGGGLDEVAALAAKHALDSEAKAALKAAANDPVGGKKPRLEVAQ